In one window of Eggerthella guodeyinii DNA:
- a CDS encoding FAD-dependent oxidoreductase encodes MSERTNHLDAVDDLEGATLSRRSFLVGAGAAGALTMLGLAGCAPSTSASGDAAASASADAAEPAAGGEGGGGGAAGPAMGGGAADPTWRTDPGASSFDPKETRDFDVVVLGAGHAGVACAHKAAELGKKVVLVEKQAEENYQNLGNENGHINSEWQKSHGVPEVDPMTFFNNWQLNSGNRAEPDILSYFCHHSGEVFDWHLSFTPGYDPICETWDDIPDEWTPQLGSFYSWPGAANHQAEIEGATYAGITQVNYNAIQAAISNDGMEMLWGYEAVYLVKDGDKVVGAIVEGDDGQIQLNASVGVVVATGDMSTNTTMCGELLTEISDLNPTSDGFSGMGQDGMGQKMMYWAGGEFEIGPRAAMGGANVSPMGPWQGTHVLLLDKDGYRFSNEAFSTSFLAGIPGARHEAGFVSVFDSNWRATVNRMPIGHLNVKWWDDQEGHFGAKYWDNDFTADHADSGAEGFQTSEAEHGAFTCYCSNDLATLAGYCGYEGEAAERFVASVERYNEMCEQGADTDYAKPAEVLNKLEPPYFAIPFPTDGNMAGGLVTLTGMFCDRHGQVRAQNTFAPIEGLYAAGNCMGGRFPLQYTSPINGVSIGFAQTSGYLVGEYLGGK; translated from the coding sequence ATGAGCGAACGGACGAATCACCTCGATGCGGTGGACGATCTGGAGGGCGCGACGCTGTCCCGGCGAAGCTTCCTGGTGGGTGCCGGCGCGGCTGGCGCTCTGACCATGCTGGGGCTTGCGGGATGCGCGCCCAGCACGTCGGCTTCGGGCGACGCGGCTGCGAGCGCGAGCGCCGATGCGGCCGAGCCGGCTGCGGGCGGCGAAGGCGGGGGCGGCGGCGCGGCAGGTCCCGCGATGGGCGGCGGCGCGGCCGATCCCACATGGCGGACCGATCCCGGCGCAAGCTCGTTCGACCCGAAGGAGACGCGGGACTTCGACGTGGTGGTGCTCGGCGCGGGGCACGCGGGCGTGGCGTGCGCCCATAAGGCGGCCGAGCTCGGCAAGAAGGTGGTGCTCGTCGAAAAGCAGGCCGAGGAGAACTACCAGAACCTGGGCAACGAGAACGGCCACATCAACTCCGAATGGCAGAAGAGCCACGGCGTGCCCGAGGTCGATCCCATGACGTTCTTCAACAACTGGCAGCTGAACTCGGGCAACCGCGCCGAGCCCGACATCCTGTCGTACTTCTGCCATCATTCCGGCGAGGTGTTCGATTGGCACCTGTCGTTCACGCCCGGCTACGACCCCATCTGCGAGACGTGGGACGACATCCCCGACGAGTGGACGCCCCAGCTGGGCAGCTTCTACAGCTGGCCGGGAGCCGCGAACCACCAGGCCGAGATCGAGGGCGCCACGTACGCCGGCATCACGCAGGTGAACTACAACGCCATCCAGGCCGCGATCAGCAACGACGGCATGGAGATGCTGTGGGGCTACGAGGCGGTGTACCTGGTCAAGGACGGCGACAAGGTGGTCGGCGCCATCGTCGAGGGCGACGACGGCCAGATTCAGCTGAACGCCAGCGTGGGCGTCGTGGTGGCGACGGGCGACATGTCCACGAACACCACCATGTGCGGCGAGCTGCTAACCGAGATCAGCGACCTGAACCCCACGTCCGACGGGTTCTCGGGCATGGGGCAGGACGGCATGGGCCAGAAGATGATGTACTGGGCGGGCGGCGAATTCGAGATCGGCCCCCGCGCCGCCATGGGCGGTGCCAACGTCAGCCCGATGGGCCCCTGGCAGGGCACGCACGTGCTGCTGCTCGACAAGGACGGCTACCGCTTCTCCAACGAGGCCTTCTCCACGTCGTTCCTCGCGGGCATTCCCGGCGCCCGCCACGAAGCGGGGTTCGTCAGCGTGTTCGATTCGAACTGGCGCGCCACCGTCAACCGCATGCCCATCGGCCACCTCAACGTGAAATGGTGGGACGACCAGGAAGGCCATTTCGGTGCCAAGTACTGGGACAACGACTTCACGGCCGATCACGCCGACTCCGGGGCCGAGGGGTTCCAGACGTCCGAGGCGGAGCACGGGGCGTTCACCTGCTACTGCTCGAACGATCTCGCCACGTTGGCGGGCTACTGCGGCTACGAGGGCGAGGCGGCGGAGCGGTTCGTCGCCAGCGTCGAGCGCTACAACGAGATGTGCGAGCAGGGGGCCGACACCGATTACGCCAAGCCCGCCGAGGTCCTGAACAAGCTCGAGCCGCCCTACTTCGCCATCCCGTTCCCGACCGACGGAAACATGGCCGGCGGCCTGGTCACGCTCACGGGCATGTTCTGCGACCGCCACGGCCAGGTGCGCGCGCAGAACACGTTCGCGCCCATCGAGGGCCTGTACGCGGCCGGCAACTGCATGGGCGGCAGGTTCCCCTTGCAGTACACGTCGCCCATCAACGGCGTGTCGATCGGCTTCGCCCAAACCTCGGGCTACCTGGTGGGCGAGTACCTGGGCGGCAAGTAA
- a CDS encoding response regulator transcription factor — protein sequence MVRLRDLMGPDGKGARLWLCCFAMGTCSSVRVWILNNDIISVFSATDPFARDVVYTCAEILPLVAIALLARFRPTVLSNRLLSCTAAASAAIGAAMFLCVDAWAVPGWPQIAYALCILGGMWVSAALALSLCKLANPRSVALCVCSAYAAASVFEWAMSSVPLEARVASWVALTCIVLVLAYPLASDMIREAAEVGDARDLVLSQPRSFVSPFNVAFLSLLALKLVSGFSLALNSVSGVPVHTFVTGLVPLLAGVWIVLSGRERGQEDALFQIASLLVIAGVLAAMVSILHSLGATSNVLLASASECFALLQMLVVVSMAARNKIDAVYVVACSQAYTSVGTMLGAGAGHAANGIAAASDAATLAFLAALLFLFVAFCFVWLRRVSFERIIYGIQPVKPLVIADSHQASEKGGSFESRCARLAAQRGLTKRETEIMAMLARGRNGKFIEEHYVVSYNTVKTHVKHIYMKLDVHSQQELIDAVEHFGDEGASASRSESGAGLEPAPPREGCW from the coding sequence ATGGTAAGGCTGCGCGATTTGATGGGGCCCGATGGCAAAGGCGCTCGGCTCTGGCTCTGCTGCTTTGCCATGGGGACGTGCTCCTCGGTTCGCGTCTGGATTCTCAACAACGACATCATCTCGGTGTTCTCGGCGACGGACCCGTTTGCCCGCGATGTTGTGTATACATGTGCGGAGATACTGCCCCTCGTGGCCATTGCCTTGTTGGCCCGCTTTCGCCCAACCGTTCTGAGCAATCGGCTTCTCTCGTGCACTGCGGCTGCGTCGGCTGCAATCGGAGCGGCGATGTTCTTATGCGTCGACGCTTGGGCCGTTCCCGGCTGGCCTCAGATCGCCTATGCTTTATGCATACTCGGAGGCATGTGGGTGAGCGCCGCCCTCGCGCTGTCGTTGTGCAAGCTCGCCAACCCAAGAAGCGTTGCATTGTGCGTGTGCTCCGCGTACGCCGCAGCATCGGTGTTCGAGTGGGCGATGTCCTCTGTGCCGCTTGAAGCGCGCGTGGCGTCCTGGGTTGCCCTCACGTGCATCGTGCTCGTGCTGGCGTACCCCCTGGCGAGCGACATGATTCGCGAGGCTGCCGAGGTGGGGGACGCGCGCGACTTGGTGCTGAGCCAGCCTCGTTCTTTCGTGAGCCCCTTCAACGTCGCGTTCTTGAGCCTGCTCGCGCTCAAGCTGGTTTCGGGCTTCTCTCTGGCGCTCAACAGCGTTTCCGGGGTTCCCGTCCACACGTTCGTCACAGGGCTCGTCCCCTTGCTTGCAGGCGTCTGGATAGTGCTGAGCGGGCGCGAGCGCGGCCAAGAGGACGCGTTGTTCCAAATCGCCTCGCTGCTCGTCATCGCCGGCGTTCTGGCTGCGATGGTGTCGATCCTCCACTCGCTGGGAGCGACAAGCAACGTGCTGCTCGCGTCGGCGAGTGAGTGTTTCGCTTTGCTTCAGATGCTGGTCGTTGTTTCCATGGCCGCTCGCAACAAGATCGATGCTGTGTACGTGGTCGCATGCAGCCAGGCATATACCTCGGTCGGGACGATGCTGGGGGCGGGTGCCGGTCATGCGGCGAACGGTATTGCCGCCGCAAGCGATGCGGCTACGCTCGCGTTTCTCGCGGCCCTGCTGTTCCTGTTCGTCGCATTTTGCTTCGTTTGGCTGCGTCGCGTCAGTTTCGAACGCATCATATACGGCATTCAGCCCGTGAAGCCCTTGGTGATCGCCGATTCTCATCAGGCATCCGAGAAGGGCGGGAGCTTTGAGAGCCGCTGCGCTCGCTTGGCGGCACAGCGAGGGCTTACGAAACGCGAGACGGAGATCATGGCTATGCTGGCTCGGGGACGCAACGGGAAGTTCATCGAAGAGCACTACGTCGTGTCGTACAATACGGTGAAAACGCATGTGAAGCATATCTACATGAAGCTGGACGTGCACTCCCAGCAGGAGTTGATCGATGCGGTCGAGCACTTCGGAGACGAAGGGGCCTCAGCGTCGCGCTCAGAAAGCGGTGCCGGTTTGGAACCGGCACCGCCAAGGGAGGGGTGTTGGTAG